taaaagaaatataaaaagtCAATCCTTGGAGAAATATGGAATGAGCTGATATTATTTTATCAGCTGTTAAAGGGGAAAACACCCAGAAGTTACGCTGATGGCAATCTAAATTTACAATACACTCAAAGaacatgtacaaatacaaataaattaaaaggtATGTAGAGATAACGTACACATCTTACAACTTTCAAAAACAAAATCTAATATCCGGGAGTGATACTTTTTGAAATGATTAATTAACTTGAGTCTTTATCAttaaaatttgccaaaaaaaaaaggacacaactTTGTTTGACAGCCTAGATACTGGCTGATCTCCTTACATTAGTCTCAACACATGTGCTTGTTATGGTTTACACAAAGACTCTCACCTGGGGTCCTCAAATTCAACGAAGGCAAATGGTGGACCTCCTCTTCTGTTTTTCAGATCAATGTCCCGAATGATCCCGTATTTATAGAACACGTCCTCGACGTCTTTCGTGCGGATGTCAGGAGGGAGATTCCCCACGTATATCCGACAGTCGTTACTCCCAGCTGGTCCTCGAATGACACCTCCACCAGACATGTTAACGCTAGCGGAAAAACAAAGGTGACAGCTAGCTAGTACCAAACAAAACGATGCTACCTTATGGCTGACGAACGTTTTAAAGACAGACAAGCGACAGTTCGACTTCCAGCAATACAAATATGTTAGTTATTCTTCAAGCAAAACTAATTTAACAGATACTTAGTAAAGGGTGCGTTCGCATAGACAAATCTATCAGCACATTCGCCCGTTAACCCAGTGGAGGAAGTTTCCGCCAATCACAGACAGCCCCGCCATAAACGTCATGACGTCATGGACACGTCAAAGCTACAGTTGCGACTTCAAACCCTAGGCTGCAATTTGTTTACCTTTCCGCTTCTCTCAGTGGAAAAGTGTCCAGGTAAGGCCCAAGTACCAATACACCCCCACAgctaaatgttctaaataacaaaATGTACTTGGGTTAAATGCTTGAAGAGTAATCAGTTGTGAACTGTCCCTTGTCATTGTTTTTGGTCCCATATTACTGCTGCATTGACATGTTTAAGTTCTGCAGATGGTTAAGTTTGAGCTCATTTCAATAACTATTGGGTAGTTCAACTACAATAATGCATTTTCCAGttaatccaagagggttttacTTAaagtggagaatttttttttccaattggtTCATTTTATCACATATATTCAAAACCAACACAGAACAGGAAAAGGATGAAAAACTGTagagtaaaacaaagtataatactTTTCTTGTAGTAAAGCATTAGTAAAAAGTAGCAGATAAGTGTAGTAATATTTAGGATTTTGGGGGGTCCATCCCTTTTCAACTAAAGACCctggggaaaaaaagcacaacAACTGATATGAttttacagacatttttattagaaATGTTTATTTAAAAGAATAAAGCTGTAATATACTGGAGAATTTTAGAACTCATTTTCTTCAGCAAGAGACTGACCTAAGAAAAACATACAAACCAAACTGAAGTCACATTCCCTTGTTGCCTTCCGGTCCTCCCTCTTCCCCTCCCTCCTCCACTATTAAAGGTTCCCCCTATTTACCACTCTCCTTACGCGTGAGGATCCATCCTGCACCTCCCAGCCCTCCTCCTGGTTTTGATCCAAGATtttgctcttctttttttttaagtaaaaaaaaaaaaaaaaaactctgtaaaataataaaatcaccaGCACAACATCTGTAATTGTCTCTGGGTCCTAtgcaaaatatgacaaaaattattttggaatattaaaaaaaaaagaaaaaaagtgaagcCAATTGATTGAGGATATTTTGTATATTGTTTCCAGTTTGTGGGGATATGCGGACAGGGCTCGGGATCCTCTCCCGGGAAAAATGATCCTGTGCTCCTGCTCCATGTATCCATCCTGATGCCTAATCCTAATCCAGCTCCGAAATGGGGAGACAAAGAGCCCAGTCCAAACCTTTAGAATACCAGTAAAACCAAAGAGAAGGAGGCAAGTTAGAATCACACCTTCACAAActgttaaatatatatttgtcAGTTAATGCATCTAGGAGGGAGTTTACTGTGAGAAATATTGGGGACACCATctataatgaataaaaaaaaaaaaaaaaaaagaaaaaaaaaagatcaacttTGGATATTACAACAGCACTATTATTGAGTGCATGGGCCAGGATAAAATGACTGAAGAGCCCTATAATGCAGAGTTCACAGTTGACAAGGCACAGCCATCATACCATTGGTGCTATATTTGACTCCTCCTCCTGTTTATCCTAAAATGAACTGTTTCCTCTGTTCCCATCCTATTCTGTTCCTCTGAACTGTGCAGAGAGACACACAAGAAGGTCAAAGTACAGTAGTATATGCTTAAGAAATGTATAAAATAacaaagtggctactgacacagtaccaTGGCACTAAATATCAggttgtctattaccacagagctaatcagcgccctcattatatcatgtctagactggtaacttgtaacatcccaaaaagtaccaaggcagtCAGATCGCAAATAGGTTGGTTTGTCAGGCAGCGGAGACTGAGCTCAGATAGTTAAGTTTTGGACTACGAAGCCTTCAATAACTGATTGAAGTGGCttctttttttctgcagattttcaaacgggGACAACAGCACCAAGGGTGCTGGtaggtaaatccgacattgatataaatcagccactgggacaacattcagagtgcagaattcagaccacaccactcaatacactgaactgacactgaactgagaagtcacacagcgcactgcatctaacatgtagctccgcccaccttctacagcctcactgactgcacagagcaaagaacaccataaaacaacatatagagtatttagaacaataattccttttctatactatatattatcactaatttgtcgcttcctccatcaattgccacagtactgtgggagcaaaatgcacaaaagaatccactgaagtatacgccatatatcaccacagtactgtggcaactagaggctaatgagttcatgtaacagtatccatgattggctctagtacatatgctaacatttgattggctctatgGCCATATACAAAACCATATtccatgccacagtactgtggcagtagccactgcCATAAAATAAACCCTcctcaaacaaaacaaagcatacAAGGAAAAGAAACAGCGGAGAAAGGGGGACTGAGGTATGAGGAAGGAGAAATGGTTAGCAGAAAATATGCTTGGGTAAagggaagaaaataaagaaaaaagagaaaactaaagagaaAACTGCAACAAAAAGTCAGAGAAAAGGACAAAACAACACAGTGTTAACTGTAACGTGGTCACATGGTCCGTGGTGACGGCAGAGAAGTGATGTCAAGACTTGAGCTCTGAGGTCCACCATTCGTCATGAGGTCTGGCAAATCTAGGTGCGAGAGCGGGAACGGGAGCGGCGGGGAGAATAATTGGGAGATCCTCTGCCACGACGGGGTGAGTAGCTGCGTGAACCACTCTTGCTCCTGCTGCGGCTGCGGCTCCGGCTGCGACTTCGACTACGGCTCCGGCTGCGAGAGCGGGAACGGCCGTAGCTGGGGCTGCTGGGTCCATCCGTCTTCACACGAATGTAGGCAGTCTCTCCCTACAAGCACACAGGACATATAACCCCATGTGACAATATTAAACAGGAAACTCAAGTCGGCCAACAACTGCAGTCATATGGCTAGAAAAAGtgcagttaaaaacaaaaaagttcaaaatacaaataaagataTAATAAAACTTCCACACTCTGATTTTTGGGATCCGTCTCCATCAGCTGCAGGTCACTTACCAAACATCCTATACTGTGGCTTCATTATGCTATATGTGGAAACTTTTTAATTAGAAATGGTAGACATGACACAGCAAATCAACATACAGAGTTATAACCTTGACATACTGCCCATGGTTTACATCCGCCTTACTTTTTTTTTGATTACACACTTCAATTTCAAAGTGTTCCTCTGTATAATTATCCTGtgaatgaaacttttttttaccCACCTCATGAGAACGAAATTTGGTGTTGTCCAACTTGCGGACAGCGTATGTCATGTCTTCTTTGCGCACAAACTCCACCACTCCAGTGCCATCACGATAAACATCAGCATAACATACATCACCTGCCTCTCGCATGTGATCCTTTAGGTCCTGCCAGCTTCCACTGGGGGGAAGACCTAGAAGGAAGAAGAGTGGTATCACAATCATGTTGATCATTCACATATAAGGACAACCTGCTGCCAGAGGAACTTGTCACCTACCTGACACCACAACCCTGTACTCAGAACGCCGGGATGGGGGACCAAACCTTCCCCTTGGAGGTCCTGAtgctcctccaccaccaccacctccaccgcCGCCACCCCTTCCACTTCGAGGAAACTCGACGCGCAGTCGGTAGCCATCATAGTCGTAACCATCACGTGCATACACAGCATCCTCAGCATCCCTATGAAAGCCACAGAAATTAATTTCCCCCACTGAATCAGCTAACAAATGAAAGAAACCAGAATTAACAGAAAACAGTTGACATAAatccagagcccagacctgaagcAAATTGTAAAGTGCCCTGAGGGCTACTGTTCAGTGGAGATGCCCTGCAATTTGAATGATCTAAACATTTTTGCAAATCAGCATGGAAAAATGTGGCCAAATCAACATGTACCAAGCTAAGATGCTCTACCCAAAAATACTGAGGTAAGACAGTAACTCCAAAAACAATGAGTGAGacctatttatgttttttttttttttaatga
The Sphaeramia orbicularis chromosome 14, fSphaOr1.1, whole genome shotgun sequence DNA segment above includes these coding regions:
- the LOC115432969 gene encoding serine/arginine-rich splicing factor 1B-like codes for the protein MSGGIVRGPSGSNDCRIYVGNLPPDIRSKDVEDLFYKYGVIRDIDLKNRRGGPPFAFVQFEDPRDAEDAVYARDGYDYDGYRLRVEFPRSGRGGGGGGGGGGGASGPPRGRFGPPSRRSEYRVVVSGLPPSGSWQDLKDHMREAGDVCYADVYRDGTGVVEFVRKEDMTYAVRKLDNTKFRSHEGETAYIRVKTDGPSSPSYGRSRSRSRSRSRSRSRSRSRSRSKSGSRSYSPRRGRGSPNYSPRRSRSRSRT